The Diabrotica undecimpunctata isolate CICGRU chromosome 11, icDiaUnde3, whole genome shotgun sequence genome contains the following window.
GTTAAGTGACCTAAATCTCTTTGCCAGACAATTCTCGGGAACAAATTGGAATATTTGGTTTACTTATGCAACACGAAAGAAAAGCTGTTGTACTTATCTCTTTGGTTAGAATTGTATGAAAATGGATAGAGAAGGAACCAATTTAGAGCTCGGTTCTATGGAGCTGCTATTCCATACTTGTATATTTGATCATGTGTGGATTAGTATCTccttagaaagtagttcacataatgcaaaaaaaaaattataattttgtcacTTGCTTATAAATTGTGAgtattatttgtaagctattTCAAACTTCCTATAGATATTTGTAGTATTGTCACCAATATATTTAATACCCGATCTTAAACAGTAtctttgaagtaaatttatgattcTCTATTTACCACTTTGAGCTACCATTCGATTACCTATGTACGTTCTTCCATCAATCAATTCTTAAAATCAGTTTTTATAATGTGTTACTCTCTTTGTGGAAAATTTGAAGTAATGCACaattagtttctttttctttaacctAAACAATTGTATTAAGGATCCAAAATAGAACTTTTGAAGTAAATACATGATTGGATGGTTGTGGATTGTCAGTTGAACTGTCAAAGTTAAAATACGCATTTGAAAGTTTTCTGCGAATTTTTGTAATTTAAGTAcagtatatttcacgaatttgcgCTTATTTTGGATTAGAAATCAAAGCTtggataattgtcattccaggttggTTTTTTTTTCGAAGTTTGATGGTGCATGGTGGAAAAATACAAGTAAGGGCCTTACTAACATTTTCTTTGTGATCTTATTCCTTTACATATTTCCTAACCTTCTATATAGTCTAACCACATCTTAACGTTTTGGTAGATTTAAACTTTGTTGACGTTTGCCATTATGGAGGAAGAAATTCCTCCCGACCGGCCACCATATCCCGGCCCAAATATAAGTCAAAATCCGTCTCAAAATAATGCAATAGAGAAAGTAAACATTAAAGAAAAGAGTTTATATTCTGAATCAGATTTGGGGCCCTTTGAGGTCTTTGTTCAGGGTACAAATAGTAATGTGGGTAATTATCATATCCTAGGTATTGCTAAGACTATctttaatttaaaactgaaagagATTGCTAAATTTGATAGAAAGGGAAAAAATAGAGTGGGGGTAGTATTCAAGGACAGACAATCTGCCAATTCGTTTATCCTTAGGAAGGACTGGGAAGAATTAGGTTATGAGGTTTTCATTCCCACTCATCTTATCTCTTGTAAAGGTATTGTCAGGGGAGTTTTTAAATCTTTGtcagaagaggaaattaaaatgtcaaCTTCTACTAATCTACCCTTTTGTTGAGTTATCTCTGTTAAAATAATGAATAGAAGGGTTATGCAAAATAATTCAGAAACCACTTTTATCCCTACAGGTACTATCTGTTTAACTTTTTCAGGAAGGAATATTCCCaaagaaattgaaatttatgGTCTGCCTATGAAGGTGATACCCTTTGTTAGTCCAGTTCTCCAATGTCATAATTGTCTTTTATATGGGCATGCTCTTTCTCAATGCAAGGGAAAAAACAGATGTGTTACATGTGGTGTAAATGATGATTCTCCCTCGTTTGTAGGATGCAGTAGGTTTTGTATGTTCTGTAAAACACCAGATCATGACTCTAGACATCCTGAatgtaaagaaagaaaaagacaaaagagtATTAAGGAACTTATGTCTTTTGCCAACTTATCCTATTATGAAGCTAACCAAAACATTCCAAGGGAAACATCTAGCCCAAAGTTGAACATTAAGGATTTTCCTAATCTTGTAAACAATCTATCCTCTGCAAATAGCATTTCTGTTCAAGAGAGGAGATCAGTTGCTACATCCCTGTCTTCAAATTCTGTTTCCTACAGTCAGATTACAAAATCCACTCCATCAAAAAGGAAAAGACCAATAAATGCAGGCTTTGATCAAAGTTCTCATTCTAAAGTATTGAACAATCCTAATGGGAGATCCCCCAAAGAATCCCCTAGTCACTTTATAAATAACTCTCAGACCCAAAGAGATTCAAATCAGGTTATATTAATGCTCAATCAAAATCACAGGGATTTGGTTATGACATTTACTGGTGAattgattaataaaaattatagttcTCCTAAGGATCACGTTGGATTAAATGTAGAGATTGGTAATCATAAAAACAAAAGTGTATCACATAATGCTATAAGTACTAGTCAGGAGCGAGGAGGGATGGAGGTATCTGGGTCTGAGGACTCAGAATACTGATTCCCCTCTCGTCTTGACCTGGTACACACATGTTTTTAACATTATATATGATCAATCATCACGCCCCACTAAATATTATACAATAGAATATAAGATCTTATAATACCAATGTTGATAACTTAAAAGTTCTTATTAATGACTATAACCCTGATATTGTCCTCATTAGTGAGTCTTGGCTATCTAACCAACACATAATTAGATGCAGAGGGTATCACATTATCAGAAAGGATCGAGGTGATGGATATGGGGGCTTAATTACCCTTATCAAATACAATATAGATTTTCGGGATATTCATATTAACAATCCTGGTTTTAATTCAGATGTTCAATTTCAACTCATCTTTTTACCCAagcataatttaaatatattaaatatgtattgTTCTTTGGACAATCTCATTTCCAAAACATGCTGGTCTTCTTTGGTCAACTCGATCAACAAACTTCTACTCATCATGGGTGATCTAAATTGTAATCATAGAGCATGGGGAAGCTCAAGAGATAGTGTTAATGGCAGAAATATTTTGCAAACTGCAGAAGATCTTAAGTTAATTTTTCTTAATGATGGTTCTCCAACAAGATTGGTTCGTCCTGGTGGCAGCAAATCAGTAGTTGACTTATCATTGGCTTCGATAGATGTGGCACCTAAAATTAGTGGATGGACCACCATTTCAGATACAGGATCTAGTGATCATTTTCCCATTCTATGCTATGTCGGTATCCCAACACAGGACTTTAATCAGGTTTCTAAAATGAGAAATTTCAAAAAGGCTGATTGGCTTTCTTTCCATGAAAAACTAGCCTGTATTTTTTCATCATTTCCAATTGAGGACTATGAAAATTTTATCGAATATATATCATCAGTGGCAGACACATCAATTCCTTGGACCTCCTCTCATAATAACAAATATCACATTGCATGGTGGGATGATTCATGTGCTCATATAATACAAAAGAGAGTTTTagctattaatacatttaaaaattctcCTAGTGTTGAAAACTATATAGAGGCTAAAAAATTCATAGCGAAAGCTagaaaatttctaaaattaaagcgAAAAATAAGCTTCAGATCCTTTTGTAGCAAACTAAATAGAAATACTCCCCTTAAAgatatttggaataaaattaacAAGGTTTCTGGTAGTAGATTGTCTCTTTTATCTCAATTGCCACCTGAGGAGATAGCtcaagaaattttaacatttctctcACCTATTTCTGGAGACTTTGAATTACTTTTCAGTCCTCTGCAGTATTCTGAGAATCCCATATCATTTGATAAATATCACAATACTTTTCTATCTAAAACTGATTCTGCTACGGGTCCTGATCAGGTTTCATACTCTATGTTAAGAAATTTACCGCACTCTGGATCATTACTCTTAATTCAATTCTTTAATGAATGTATCGGAAAGGGACAGGTTCCTCTCTCGTGGAAACAAACGGTCATATTACCCATTGTTAAGCATGGAAAGGATAAAACTGACCCACTTAATTATAGGCCAATAGCTCTATCATCCTAGTTAGTAAAATGCTGGAAACATGAATTAAAAACAGAATTGAGTGGTTCTTAGAACACAATCATATTTTAAATCCATTGCAACTTGGTTTTAGAAGGGGTAGAGGTTGCATGGAATGCATTTCATTACTAAATTCTAAAATACTACAAGGATTTTCATTGAATCAATTTACCATAGGACTTTTCCTAGATATTTCAGCAGCTTATGATAGTGTCAACATCTCTCTGTTATACTCTAAACTAATTAAATATAACATTCCTATTCAACTAGAAAATGTCATTTATTCTATATTAAATGATTGTAGTATTTATGTAAAGGACAAAACTGGTCAAATTCATGGTCCAAGAAAAACTAATCAGGGCTTACCTCAGGGCTCCCCTCTAAGTCCAatgttatttaatctgtattcccTATCTTTATACAAGATTATTCCCAGCGGTTGTAATCTGATACAGTATGCGGATGATTTGGTTATTTTGGTTAGTGGGGCTGAtctactttaattaattaattctttgAACTTGTTAATGGATAGGATGGATCTCTGGTTATTAGAACACAACTTTAATTTATCTTACAATAGGTCCTCAGCAATTATATTTCAAATAGGGAATCGTAAAATTAATCCTCCAAACGTAAGAATTAGAGGTCATGCAATTAAATGGGTGGATACTGTGAAATATTAAGGGGTAGTTATTCAAAAAAACCTGAAGTGGAAATCATATGTGGATTTAATAGAATTAAAAGTTAGTTGTAGCTTGAATGTAATGAGAGCTCTATGTGGAACATATTGGGGTAGTGATCCTAAAACTCTCCAGATGGTTCATAATGGTTTGATACAAAGTCATTTAAATTATGGATGTCAAATATTATCAGATTTTCCTAAGTCGCTAATCAACAGGTAAGATAAATTACAATATAAGAGTATTCGTATCATAACAGGATGTATGAGATCTACCCCTATTCATGCATTGTTAAGTGAAAGTGGTCAAATTCCTCTAAAGTACAGATGGGAATGGCTTAATTCTAAATTCCTCCTAAAAAATCTTATGCTAATTAATAATCCAATAATTTCTGCCTTGAATCAATTACAAATATCAATGCAATCAAATCATAATTACTGGAATAAAAAAAGTATTCCCGTCTTAGTTTCCATCATGAATAAATTCCAGCATACCCcaaatttattttctagtgacTTATTTCCGTGCCACAATTTTGAATTAGAATATTAATTAACTTCTATCCCTATTAGGAATGTGCAATCTAATAAAGGTGATGAGCGTGCAATATTTTAATTTCAAAGAATATCACTTGACAATCCACTTCACACTATAATCTTTACAGATGGGTCAGTTGATAGTAAGGGCTCAGCAGGATTTGGTGTTTTTTGTCCTGACTTTGAATGCTCATACTCTAGTAAACTCCCCACACAGACTCAAGTTTGCACTGCAGAGATTATTGCAATTAATCATGCGATTCAATTTGTCTTGGAGAAGGATATCAAGAGGGCCttaatcttgtctgattctaaGAGTGCTATCCAAAAGATAGAGAAAACATCTTACTCAATGGAAACTGAACATACCTCTATTATGACCAAAAGGGGCATTATAGAAGCCAATcaacagaacatcagtattattcTGGCTTGGATTCCAGGGCATTCGGATATTAAGGGCAATTGTGTTACAGACAAATTGGCAAATATGGGAAGATCACTAAAAATGCCAGCCAAAGTTAAATTACATTATTCAAActacttattttatattaaaaagctAATTTGGACTCGATGGGAACAAGAATGGAATTCAAACAGATCAAAagggtcgttttatagtaaaatagTCAATAAATGGAGCAAATCACCATGGTTCAATCAATTTCCTTATAAAGACAGAAGGCATATCACCGCAGTAATTAAAATGAGAACAGGATATTGTTTCACTCCCGTTCATTTATTTCGCATAGGTATTCGGGACAACCCATACTGTCAATGTGGTCAAATTGGATCACTGAATCATGTTATCCTAGAGTGTCCAATAAACGTTTCTCCAAGTTTTGACCTCTACAAAGAATTAgttaaaacaaaactacaaacTCCTATAGAGATTTGCTCTCTCCTATCCAATCTTAATTCTCAAAGACTAAATTTGTTGATTACTTTTCTTAATCTAGCCAAAATCAATCTATAATATATTTCTATCTTATCTACTATAACATAACCTTACAAATTCCTCTCTATTTTTACACCTGGGTTCTCTATCATCCGttggtagaaaaaaaaaatgaagaacttggacagtccacagtaaagtagctattgaattaagtagatagctgcagaagagtttgctgtggaactctgaggacctcatcacttattttatatataaataactaaaaagcacctaatagaaaagaaaagattatgtAGAAAAAGTCTGGTTGCTACACCCAAGCGAGAAAAGTTTTATCCTGTGTTGAATTGTCTTTCCTATACTAACTGTCTGgcccaagaagaagaagtttcaacatagtgttcattcaatataaaataatttcaatttagttTTATATGGGGATACTCGATTGTCTAGAGCAAGTTGAGAATATCCCCCCTGAATTAGCTGGGCAAATTATCTCCTGGGATATTACctaataaaggaagaagaagaaatacataattgtttttttatttatttgggtCATCCCAATCTTTTCTCTTCTCTAAACTCTAATATATATTTAGTGCCCTCTTTTATGGAGTACAAAGCTGGAGCCTTTCAGGAGATGCCACAAAACGATTAGagacatttgaaatgtggtgctatcgaCGTATGTTAAGTGTCTCATATGTaaaccacacaagtaacataactattctctaaaagataaaaaaagacaaagaaattgttaacaccataaaaagagaaaattggcttactttgaCCACACCATGTGTAATGATAAAGACCGACTTCTGTAGTTGATGCTACAAAGCAAAATTAAGGGTAGGAGAGGCCCTGGATGAAGACGTATCttctggctggccaatcttagaaaGTGGACTGGTATAATTTCAACTAATCTATTTCGAGCTAAGCTGGTGTGAATAAAATatgatgggtcaatgtggtcgccaacatctctagaagataggcacatgtAGAAGAAGATCAATTTGGGAACGTACGTTTATCTGTTAATTATTTCTTGAGATCACTTTTCTGAACCTGTTCGTTCCGCATGTAgcatttaaacttaaaaaaaattcgttgcatttttttctttaattcagAAAATTGTGTTGGGGACAGAAATCCTACTCCAATTTCAAATTGTTCTCTATAAGGTAAGCAGTCTAATCTCGTATGTCAAAGCCAATTGCTTTAGCATGCCTTGTAAAAAGCACTTTACATAACGTAAATGAAGGATTAGTTGTTATCGTATCTTTAATAGTTAACACTTGTGGACAACACATTCTGAGATTGTTTTCTTTTGGCATGTGAAAGCAAGACTATGTTTATATGGTGTTCATCTACAATTGTGAATtaatcacatatatatatatatatatatatatatatatatatatatatatatatatatatatatatatatatatatatatttagcatTGAATCTAACTTTTGGATAAGCGTTTCTATTGTGttataaaacttttaatatacATGTTTAAGTTTATCAGCAATCTATTAACTAACATTATATTGATATTATAGCATATTAACTAATAATATGATATGGTTTTATCTATTTCAGCTACTGTAGAATTAGCTAAATCTCTTTGTCAGACAATTCTCGGGAACGAATTGGAATATTGGGTTTATTTATGCACTACGGAAGAAAAGCTGTTGAATTTATCTCTTTGGCTAGGAATATATGAAAATGGATAGAGAAGGAACCAATTTAGAACTGTGTTCTATGGAGCTGCTATTCCATACATGTACATCTGATCATGTGTGGAATAGTATCTCCTTAGAAAATAGTTCACATATtgcaaaaaaatgaataattataatttgGTCACTTCTTTATAAATTGTGAgtattatttgtaagctattGTAAACTTCCTAtagatatttgtaatattttcgcTAACATATTTAATATCCGATCAAAAAGAGTAactttgaagtaaatttatgattcTCTTTTTACCACTGTGAGCTACCATTTAATTAGCTACGTTCTTCtataaatcaattcttaaaatCAGTTTTTATAATATGTTACTCCCTTTGCGGAAAATTGAAAGGAAGAAAGACGATTAGagacatttgaaatgtggtgctactgacgtatgttaagggtctcatatatacaccacacaagtaacataactattctccagaggataagaaaagataaagaaattgttaacgccataaaaaacaaaaaattggcttatttcggccacatcatgcgtaatgataaatactgACTTCTGTAGTTAATTCTACAAGGCAAAATTGAGGGtaggagaggccctggacgtagaggTATCTCCTGGCTCGACAATCTTAGGAAGTGAACTGGTCTAACGAGTTACaatacaatgaccgctaccatccagtgaaTTCTACCACGTGGATTCAACACGGGGCTActgcttgaacattctggactgaaTTGCGACGTATTGGACAGCAAGATAGGCAattataaaatcataaaataccatgtaaaaatcaatatttttcagtctgatttttatttattgtattgttactaaaatctttgtaagtcgaaaataaaagttttaattgtgagtttagtttttaaaaaagtgtttttcccaagaacgtTCATATTTGGCGCCGAGTTGGTATggaagtggaagagtctttatacatcctcgtcacttttaagtctttgtccactgttccaagaaccagccccagggaaaccATTTTGCAGAGTTCATCCGAGGGAATTAGAAGTTAGAAACTTTTAGGAATAAAGGAATGCACATTGGCATCTTCTTTATCCTATAAGCGATTTTTATcattacttagaattaagaagattaaattttgaaagaattgttATTAGGtcagactcctctgagtccttagattgaatcagagctagattagaagataa
Protein-coding sequences here:
- the LOC140452810 gene encoding uncharacterized protein; the protein is MYCSLDNLISKTCWSSLVNSINKLLLIMGDLNCNHRAWGSSRDSVNGRNILQTAEDLKLIFLNDGSPTRLVRPGGSKSVVDLSLASIDVAPKISGWTTISDTGSSDHFPILCYVGIPTQDFNQVSKMRNFKKADWLSFHEKLACIFSSFPIEDYENFIEYISSVADTSIPWTSSHNNKYHIAWWDDSCAHIIQKRVLAINTFKNSPSVENYIEAKKFIAKARKFLKLKRKISFRSFCSKLNRNTPLKDIWNKINKVSGSRLSLLSQLPPEEIAQEILTFLSPISGDFELLFSPLQYSENPISFDKYHNTFLSKTDSATGPDQVSYSMLRNLPHSGSLLLIQFFNECIGKGQVPLSWKQTVILPIVKHGKDKTDPLNYRPIALSS